The proteins below come from a single Alnus glutinosa chromosome 9, dhAlnGlut1.1, whole genome shotgun sequence genomic window:
- the LOC133877490 gene encoding F-box/kelch-repeat protein At5g60570, protein MNSEGGVNDGRCRFGSSDSLLPGLVDDVALNCLALASRSDYASLSCINTRFNDLVKSGCLYELRKQLQILEHWVYLVCDPRGWEAFDPVRKKWMTLPKMPCDECFNHADKESLAVGNELLVFGRELLDFAIWKYSLVRRSWVKSPGMNRPRCLFGSSSLGSIAIVAGGSDRNGSVLQSAELYDSSSGTWEMLPSMHTPRRLCSGFFMDGKFYVIGGMLNPTVSLTCGEEYDPHTRRWRKIDDMYPFANRATQAPPLVAVVNNQLYAVEHLTNMVKKYDKVKNTWDVLGRLPVRADLANGWGLAFKACGEELLVVGGQRGPEGEGIVLNSWSPESGIKDGTLDWKVFGVKEHVGVFVFNCAIMGC, encoded by the coding sequence ATGAATTCAGAGGGAGGAGTAAATGATGGCCGATGTAGATTCGGATCAAGTGATTCGCTTCTCCCGGGTCTTGTTGATGATGTTGCGTTGAATTGCCTTGCTTTGGCGAGTAGATCCGACTATGCATCGTTATCATGTATTAATACAAGGTTTAATGATTTAGTTAAAAGTGGGTGTTTATATGAGTTGAGAAAGCAGTTGCAGATTTTGGAGCATTGGGTGTATTTGGTTTGTGATCCAAGGGGGTGGGAGGCATTTGATCCTGTGAGAAAGAAATGGATGACTTTGCCTAAAATGCCTTGCGATGAGTGTTTTAACCATGCTGATAAGGAGTCCTTGGCTGTGGGTAATGAATTGTTGGTTTTTGGtcgtgagttgttggattttgCTATTTGGAAGTATAGTTTGGTACGTCGTAGTTGGGTTAAGTCTCCAGGGATGAACCGCCCTCGTTGTTTGTTTGGGTCAAGTAGCCTTGGTTCGATTGCTATTGTTGCAGGAGGGAGTGATAGAAATGGGAGTGTTTTGCAATCTGCTGAATTATATGATTCTTCATCAGGTACATGGGAAATGTTACCCAGCATGCACACACCGCGTAGATTATGCTCAGGCTTTTTTATGGATGGCAAATTCTACGTGATTGGCGGGATGCTTAATCCCACTGTTTCATTGACCTGTGGGGAGGAGTATGATCCTCATACAAGAAGATGGCGGAAAATAGATGATATGTATCCATTTGCCAATAGGGCCACTCAGGCTCCTCCTCTCGTGGCAGTTGTGAATAACCAGTTATATGCAGTTGAGCATTTGACCAACATGGTTAAAAAGTATGACAAAGTGAAGAACACCTGGGATGTGTTGGGAAGGCTTCCAGTCAGGGCTGATTTGGCAAATGGCTGGGGCCTGGCTTTCAAGGCTTGTGGAGAGGAACTTCTTGTGGTGGGCGGGCAACGAGGTCCAGAAGGCGAAGGAATTGTGCTTAACTCTTGGTCTCCTGAGTCCGGGATCAAGGATGGAACCTTGGATTGGAAGGTTTTTGGTGTGAAGGAGCATGTTGGTGTGTTTGTGTTCAACTGTGCCATTATGGGTTGTTGA